In the Ursus arctos isolate Adak ecotype North America unplaced genomic scaffold, UrsArc2.0 scaffold_19, whole genome shotgun sequence genome, one interval contains:
- the CDC42EP5 gene encoding cdc42 effector protein 5 translates to MPVLKQLGPAQPKKRPERGALSISAPLGDFRHTLHVGRGGDAFGDTSFLSRHGGGPPPEPRAPPAGAPRSAPPPAVPQPPPPALRAPAPADPLLSFHLDLGPSMLDAVLGVMDAERPGAAAAKPDLDSSSGAQRPRAHCRPNADLELDDVIGL, encoded by the coding sequence ATGCCGGTGCTGAAGCAGCTGGGCCCCGCGCAGCCCAAGAAGCGGCCTGAGCGCGGCGCCCTGTCCATCTCCGCGCCGCTCGGCGACTTCCGGCACACGCTGCACGTGGGGCGCGGCGGCGACGCCTTCGGGGACACTTCGTTCCTGAGCCGTCACGGCGGCGGGCCGCCCCCCGAGCCCCGGGCGCCGCCCGCCGGGGCCCCGCGCTCGGCGCCGCCGCCCGCCGTGCCGCAACCCCCGCCGCCTGCACTCCGCGCGCCCGCGCCTGCCGACCCGCTGCTGTCCTTCCACCTGGATTTGGGCCCCTCCATGCTGGACGCGGTGCTGGGCGTCATGGACGCGGAGCGCCCGGGGGCCGCTGCCGCCAAGCCCGACTTGGACTCCAGCTCCGGGGCACAGCGCCCCAGGGCCCACTGCCGCCCCAATGCGGACCTCGAGCTGGACGACGTCATCGGCCTGTAG
- the LENG9 gene encoding LOW QUALITY PROTEIN: leukocyte receptor cluster member 9 (The sequence of the model RefSeq protein was modified relative to this genomic sequence to represent the inferred CDS: inserted 1 base in 1 codon), translated as MAAAPAAEPAPPPACRFFLEGRCRFGARCRQPHPGAPAPPSRGAEAEAGXKKPPLRTAAAVIQRIRWDPRLDPADFSVGYADRFLGVREEPFVAFCWDEPLAALGPGVLAVPQHRVRYFRFRGRIVWDRASRTDLVFGSGSAAGRGPTILDALAGGGAHDGEDAHGEEAHGGEDEHAAAPEDTSTEPRAPDCTRLEARERRRAGGQASPWTELERVPKLAAAGRTSEPQSGPAQAAPGQTPRGGFPETEAQWGPGAWPSEGGEAARARATAPRQPRPTHFVALMVTDPGLQAGVAKAQEELVRAAPSCAAFMVPAGALHLTLALLRLTGPGEVAAAVGALRRALLAPGLQAPPQLSFGSLLLLGQHVLCAPPSPSMEGMARVLGQRLEAEGLRVVQPLGGLHPHLTLAKVPHGSQVCLPQPGFSPRQELGSQPLGAVWLCRIGRAGDTYQPLAELPLG; from the exons ATGGCGGCTGCCCCCGCAGCCGAGCCCGCGCCTCCGCCGGCCTGTCGCTTCTTCCTGGAGGGCCGCTGCCGCTTCGGCGCCCGCTGCCGCCAGCCCCACCCGGGGGCGCCGGCGCCGCCTAGCCGCGGGGCCGAGGCCGAGGCCG GCAAGAAGCCGCCGCTGCGCACGGCCGCGGCCGTCATCCAGCGCATCCGCTGGGACCCGCGCCTCGACCCGGCCGACTTCTCGGTGGGCTATGCCGACCGCTTCCTGGGCGTGCGCGAGGAGCCCTTCGTTGCCTTCTGCTGGGACGAGCCGCTGGCGGCGCTCGGGCCTGGCGTCCTGGCCGTGCCGCAGCACCGGGTGCGCTACTTCCGCTTCCGCGGCCGCATCGTGTGGGACCGCGCCTCGCGCACCGACCTCGTCTTCGGCTCGGGCTCGGCGGCGGGCCGCGGGCCCACCATCCTGGACGCGCTCGCCGGCGGGGGCGCGCACGACGGTGAGGACGCGCACGGCGAAGAGGCCCATGGCGGCGAGGACGAGCATG CTGCGGCTCCCGAAGACACCAGCACAGAACCCCGAGCGCCCGACTGCACTAGGCTGGAAGCCAGGGAGCGGCGCAGGGCCGGAGGCCAGGCTTCCCCGTGGACAGAGCTGGAAAGGGTGCCGAAGCTGGCCGCCGCGGGCAGGACCTCGGAGCCTCAGAGTGGACCGGCACAGGCAGCCCCGGGACAGACCCCCAGAGGAGGTTTTCCTGAGACGGAAGCACAGTGGGGTCCTGGCGCCTGGCCCTCGGAAGGCGGAGAGGCCGCTAGAGCCAGGGCCACGGCGCCTCGCCAGCCCCGCCCCACGCATTTTGTGGCTCTCATGGTGACTGATCCCGGGCTGCAGGCGGGGGTGGCCAAGGCCCAGGAAGAGCTGGTTCGAGCCGCACCCTCGTGCGCTGCATTCATGGTACCCGCGGGGGCCCTACACCTGACGCTAGCCCTCCTGAGGCTGACAGGCCCTGGGGAGGTAGCCGCTGCAGTCGGTGCACTAAGACGCGCGCTCTTGGCCCCAGGCCTTCAGGCACCCCCGCAGCTGAgctttgggagcctgcttctcctggggCAGCATGTGCTCTGtgccccaccctccccttccATGGAAGGTATGGCCCGAGTGCTGGGACAGAGGCTGGAAGCCGAGGGACTCAGAGTAGTACAGCCCCTAGGTGGGCTACACCCCCACCTCACCCTAGCCAAGGTGCCCCACGGTTCTCAAGtctgcctcccccagcctgggTTCAGCCCAAGGCAGGAGCTGGGAAGCCAGCCCCTAGGGGCAGTCTGGCTGTGCCGCATAGGCAGGGCAGGAGACACCTACCAGCCCCTGGCTGAGCTGCCCCTGGGATGA